TCGTGGACGCTGTCCTGACGGCCGGTCAGCAGCGGGTGCCAGTCGGGCAGGCCCTGCCCGGTCCAGAGCCGCTTGTAGGCGCAGGTCTCTGGCATCCAGTAGAGGTTGTCGGCGATGTTCGAGGGCTTCAGCACGATGCATTCGGGCACGAACTGGTGGCGGATCGGGTATTGCGCGCAGCGGCAGGTGGTGTCGTCGAACAGCCGGCAGGCGACACGGGTCAGCGCGACTTCGCCGGTTTCCTCGTCCTCCAGCTTGTTCAGGCAGCACTTGCCGCAGCCGTCGCAGAGCGCCTCCCATTCCGGGCGCGACATCTTCGTCAGGGGCTTCTTTTCCCAGAAGCGGGGGGCGAGACCGTCGCGGGGGATGGGATCCGAGCTCATGGCCCGAGCCTTAGCGAAGCCGCGCCCGAAGGACAATGCGTGGCACGATCAGAGCATTGCGAGCGGGGCAAGGGCCGGGCGGCCCCTGCGGGCTGTGTGAGGGACGGCAGGCCGCCAAGGGTCATAAGGGTGCAGCGTTGCGCCGGAAGCGTGCGGAGCAGCCTGAAGGCGCGCGCCGCAGGACCGTGTCGGTGAGGGGGCCGTCTTTGCTGGGGGCAAGGCGACCGGGCCGGGTTCAGAGCGCCGAAAGGATCTCTCGGGCGCGGGTGCAATCGGCATCCATCTGGACGATCAGCGCGTCGAGGCTGTCGAATTTCTCTTCGGGTCGCAGGTAGTCCACCAGCCCGACCGAGAGGGTGGCGCCGTAGAGGTCGCCGGTGAAATCGAAGAGGAAGGTCTCGATATTGGCGGTGTTCTCGCCGAACATGGGCCGCACGCCGATCGAGGCGGCGCCGTGGTAGCTGCCCTTGTGCGGGCCGTCGCGAACCTCGACCAGCACCGCGTAGACGCCCAGCTTCGGCGGGTGCAGCCCGTCGATGGACATGTTCGCGGTCGGATAGCCCAGCACGCGCCCGCGTTGTTCGCCGCCGATCACCTGCCCGTCGATGCGGTGCCAGTGGCCCAGTTGCAGGGCGGCGTCGCGGGGTCGCCCGGCAGACAGGGCCTCGCGGATCGCGGTCGAAGAGACCTCTTGCCCGCCGGTCTCCAGCAGCTCGGCCACGGTCACACCGAATCCCATCTCTTCGCCGAAGGCCTGAAGGTCCGCCACAGTCCCCGCGCGGCCCTTGCCGAAACAGAAGTCAGCGCCCACGACCACATGCACCAGCCCCAGTCCGTCGCGAATGACATTGGTGGCAAACTCGTGCGGCGTCAGCGAGGCCAGCGCGGTGTTGAAGTTCAGTTGATACAGGTGTTCGACGCCCAGCTTTTCAAGGCGCGCGGCGCGGGCCTCTGCGCTCATCAGGCGAAAGGCGGGGGCCTCGGGGGCGAAATACTCGCGCGGGTGCGGCTCGAAGGTCAGCACGCCCAGCGGGGCGGCGGGCGCCGCGTTGCGGGCAAGGTCGATGACCGCCTGATGGCCGAGGTGCACGCCGTCGAAGTTGCCGATGGCAACGCTGGCACCCCGATCCTCGGGCCTGACATATTGGTAGTCTCGAACGATGCGCATAGGCAGCGGATTAGCTTGGACGGGCACGGGCCGCAAGGCGCGTTCAGGTCTTCACGCGCTCTCCGAAGATGGCAGAGCCGACGCGCACATGGGTCGCCCCCAGCGCGATGGCCTCTTCGAAGTCGCCGCTCATGCCCATCGACAGGCCTTCAAGCCCGTTGCGCGCAGCGATCTTGCCCAGCAGGGCAAAGTGCAGCGAGGGCGTCTCTTCGACCGGGGGAATGCACATCAGGCCCTTCACTGGCAGATCGAGGGCGCGGCACTCGGCGATGAA
This region of Ponticoccus alexandrii genomic DNA includes:
- a CDS encoding bifunctional riboflavin kinase/FAD synthetase, which codes for MRIVRDYQYVRPEDRGASVAIGNFDGVHLGHQAVIDLARNAAPAAPLGVLTFEPHPREYFAPEAPAFRLMSAEARAARLEKLGVEHLYQLNFNTALASLTPHEFATNVIRDGLGLVHVVVGADFCFGKGRAGTVADLQAFGEEMGFGVTVAELLETGGQEVSSTAIREALSAGRPRDAALQLGHWHRIDGQVIGGEQRGRVLGYPTANMSIDGLHPPKLGVYAVLVEVRDGPHKGSYHGAASIGVRPMFGENTANIETFLFDFTGDLYGATLSVGLVDYLRPEEKFDSLDALIVQMDADCTRAREILSAL
- a CDS encoding YcgN family cysteine cluster protein yields the protein MSSDPIPRDGLAPRFWEKKPLTKMSRPEWEALCDGCGKCCLNKLEDEETGEVALTRVACRLFDDTTCRCAQYPIRHQFVPECIVLKPSNIADNLYWMPETCAYKRLWTGQGLPDWHPLLTGRQDSVHEVGVSMLHRTVAEFEVDEDDWEDHIIEEPTG